Within Cucumis melo cultivar AY chromosome 4, USDA_Cmelo_AY_1.0, whole genome shotgun sequence, the genomic segment TCTAGCAGAAGATAAAATTATAAACATCTGAATATAGTGTTAGCTCATggttaaaaattataaacatcTGAATAAAATTATAAGAACCTTTTTTAGTTAAAAGTTCAAATGTTAGCTCATGGTTCAACTGGTCTATGCTAGAATCAGCCATAATCTAGTGATTCAAATGAATATATTTGGATATGTTCCATTAACCTAACTACTTTTCTATCTCAACTTATTTCACTTCAGACAAAAAGTTGCGGCTTGTGCTAAGATCTTTGTAGGAGATGGTGGCACAACCAGGGATATATCGATGAAAATAACACTGTGATTGACTATAATGGATTGCTTAACATTCACATGCTTGCATATTATAATTCGATATATAAGGGTGTTGCAACAGTAATGGTATCTTACTCAAGCTGGAATGGAGTGAGAATGCACGCCAACTGTGATCTTGTAACTGGCTTCCTCAAGAACAAGCTCAAGTTCAAGGTATTCAAAGAATTTAGATAAACTCAAGTGACATTCTTATGATCATATACTCAAATGGATCGTAGACAATCGTGCAAGCCCCTAATGAATGTTCTTTTGTTGGTTGTCTGTAGGGGTTTGTTATTTCCGATTGGCAAGGGATTGACAGGTCTTTTGTTATAAGATTTTGCATCATTTTGGCCAATTTCACTTCTTCTGCAGATGGAGTTGGCGTCTATGTTTGAGTACGATCTGAAGTAGTGGAGAAATAATATCTAACAATTTCCATTTAAACTTGACACATCACTCAAGCGGATAAGATCTAGAAAGGTCTGCCTTAATCAATTCACTAATTTGCAGAACCAACTAATGCAAATGATTTTGGGGTTACTTTGTAACAGAACCAACTAATGCAAGAATCTATTTCAATATTGCACAAAAAGGTGAATAACTTAGTTTTAGAGTAATTAATGTTTTGGCATCATTAATTATGCATACAGgactataattttttattttccatgGTGTAAAATTTGGTTCATAAAATGATTGTAGGAAAAGGCATTGCAAGAGGAGAACATGCAGCTAGCAAATAaggtataaaattaattatgtcctatataatttaatattgttGAATTTTCAGTAAGCAATGAACGTTATAATACTACTGTAAATAAGATTATAAGAAATTCAGATGACTATTTATTTTAATGGTCCCTTCAAATCTTGAATTAAGTTTAGATTTAAACCTTTCTTTGACGGTTTGAACAATTATTGATTCAAAGCATCCAAAATCCAAAGAGGGATTTGTCTGTTCTTTCTGCGTTATTTCTGTCAAATTTGAATTAACTCTGTCTTATGATGCATGGTAGGAAAGGGGaagacctttaataacactagagTGAAGCATAGAGTGAAGGGGTCGATTAATAGAAGAAGATGGGGTTTAGTATGGAAGTTAATCTAGTAGGAAAGACTCCTACCGTTGTTCATAAAGTGAATAGTAGGAAAGACTCCTACCGTTGTTCATAAAGTGTTCGTGATCTCAATCGAAAGATAGTAAGAGTTTTGAGCTACGCACCAATGTAAGTTTAGCAAACTCTGTTTTTAGTTTTAGAACAAGTAAGCATAATTGTTTAAACTAATGTAATTAGAGTTTTTTTAGTTCCAAATTTCTTCCTCTAGTATGTTTGTAATTTTTCAAAGTTGATGGCCACAGTTAAACTCTTGTGCGTGCCTCAAGGGAGTTTGTGATTATGCTTGGTAATTGATTGGAGACCACCTTCTGAAAAGCGGCCATCTTTTGCAATTATAAAATTTAGTATGCATGTTGGGGTTTGGGAattgtttataatattaattgAGGACAAAAAAAGAAGTTAAGTTTGGGGGTTGTAATTCCATGGCATAAAATGCATGAATGTGAGCTTGTGTTGTGTGATGATGTATGATGATATGATCTACCGCACTCCATAATTTCTAATAGTCAAGGTTGGTTATGCTTTCCACTTTTTAGCCTTCTCTGCAATTTTAGTGCTTCAAACAGCTTTGCTATTCtaaataaatggtttatttggatattgtttgtagataattgaagtcaaattgggttgaaagctaagcgagtGTGCAGATGGCAAGGcaaccgttgaaaattgaagattgagaaggcgtttaggatttctaattatttaattcttgtattaggatATTTTTTCATCTACTTTTgaagaatgtatatataaacacaatattaagattttattttgtgtattcaaatgtaaaagacaaatattttagtttctaaaataatatgaatttcattgatttgtggcgtgaaaaaaatatttatctacatggacCCAATGTCGATccataaaaaatggacaataatgcaataattaaataaaaataaatttgtaaaaatgaaccCAAAAACTacgctttaatgtcggttttaaaccgacatcagagttcaaccgacattaaagggcttcaataacactatcaaagatgtcggttgaaaactgacattaaagacctttaatgtcgtttttaaaccgacattaaagaggcctttaatgtcgtttttaaaccgacattaaagcccaaccgacattaaaggcctttaataacgctcgcaaagatgtcggttgccaagtgacattaaagccctttaatgtcggttttaaaccgacattaaaggtcagatttcttctagtgctatggctcgccatggtcacttctggtcgctcgccagcttgcccttgcccttacctctacctctgcctgaaaaaatggaaatggaaagagtgagtacaaaatactcagtaagggacccactactagtgccactagatgcctgttaacttcctattacagtcctgaagagtggtacccctgaactggcaagTCCCCAAACAcatgcaatctgtgatcccgtaggaacaagctggtctttggtgaacccaagggGACACTTAAGACGATTGGGCAGTGAGTGGTCCCTCAAATCACTcacatcatgtctatgtcaatgtcaatgtgagactggtaatcccgtcagaATACGCAGTCATCAGCGTGAGCGACcccgtcgggtctctccatcatgtctgtgtcataatagtggtgatcccgaaggacacccatgtgggtacgactctaataagaagctaacatacaccctacccatagcatgtacacaacatctcatcaatcatatcataacttatcataacatgtcataattacgtcaaatcatgctataacatatcaaaccataacatatcatatcacgTCATTCTCAACCACAAAAACTATGTCATTAGGGCGAAGGCGATAGCGTCGACGTACTAATCACGCTAACCATAGCGTCACCGGTAAGCACAATTTCAATATCAGTCTCTCTCTCAATAACCTCGAGTTATATACTTAGCTATCAATCGTGTGTAACCATATattcatacatgcggtctctaTAATATAATTCggaggtctagtaggagaatctcttacctggaggttGTTCAACAAGTTCTAGCAGTAAAATCACGCTCCCCAAGCAGCGaaagtcctaaatggttaggaaaccacaatttaataatttaaccctcaaagaatttaggtccaaaaatccacttgaaatgacttacccaagatcaaggccgaactcggtttggacttagttggacaaatttCGAGCTCGGCTTCCAATTAActagtcaatttaatccaacaattaaCTTAGTTAGAGTCAAAATAATCTTAGCTggataaattaaaacaaaaatcaaatctACCGAGGCTTACCGAAAAATATGGGTCAAAATAGGGTTAAAAGGAGCTTGGCGGCTCCACTGGCTCGGCTGGAGAGAGGAACCAGCTGGTCGGCTCGGGACAAGTGAAGCGGCTGGGCTGGGACACGGTGCGGCTTGACAGGGGCACACGCGACTCACGCAGACGTGCGGCTTGACTACGGTGCAGGCGCGGCGCGCGTGCGACTCGATGCGGATGGGTGCCGGTGCGGCTCGGGTTGCGAAGAAGAGAcgcgggtcgggtcggcttcacGCGGTATTGGAGTCGCTGTCGCTCGGCGATGGCTTGCAGGCGGAGGAGACACGGGTCGGGTTTCACGCGGCGATGGAGAAAGGACGGCTGGAGACGCGGGTCCGACGAGCGTTTCGCTCGGGTCGCAGGCGACTGGGTAGTTGATGCGGTTCGGCTGTGCAATGGAGGCGGCGGAGAGCGTCGGAGAGCGGCAAAGCTTCGCGGGCGACGCTTGGCTGGAGACGACGGACGGAGGGCTGCGACCGACGACAGCGGcggagtggcggcggctagggttttttttcttttctttctcaaagAAGGGGATGGTGGTTTGCATGCGTCCCAATGGtctttttaaagagaaaaataataataatatgcttattattattctgcttttctcttttcctaatttaatcaattaaatccacttaatctctttcttatttaaacCCAACAATCTCcattataaaaatcaaaatcaaccaatcaccTCAATCTTTTTCCTAAATAAATATCACCattagatattttcttggtgtctaataaaatcaaatgttcataaatcacttaattcaaaacatccaaaatttcaataactacacttaagataataaattaaattccaaattttgggGCATTGCAAAagttgatttgatttttttaaaattatagatATTCTTGTTAATggttttattttccattttaataaaatatttttaaaatattatcataagattttatattattacaaaataaaattcctttttttgtcttttaaaaaagtaaataaaatctTAGCCAATATTACAATTACTATagattttaaagaataataaaaataattataggATGAAATTAGGTGGCTCCAAGAGGGCTGGGCTTCAGCCTCCTCACAACTTCGATTACAAGAATGAAGTCAAATGAGCTACCCTTGGCTTTCTTTGCTGGAATATTTTTAGTGTTTAACATGTCAAAAAAAGCAAGTCGTTTATGATAGTGATCCAATGGCAATCCACCCGCATTTCTAATGTCCATTAAGAGCACACGAGCTCGCTGCTTCCAATTATATTGGGACGATGGGTCATGTCCTCTATCAATATGTGGGTCTTATTGggttttatgtcataaaactcgtaatTTGTGAATATTGAactattctattttttaataaagTTATTGTATTATTGTTCAATAAGTTGTTATTAAATAAAGAGATTTGCTTTTGATAAAAAACTCAAAGTCCAATAGACAAAGTTTCTTGACTAGATTATGATTACTTAgattttatgtagagacatacacaTGGAGCAAGTTTGAGTCAAGTTGTCTTCGGTAGTGATTTTGGCACAGACGAAATCACTTGTTCACTAGCCAAAATCATTTTTACACAAAAATATGGTGTATGGCAACCTAAAGAAAGTGGttttagaaaaataagaaatcactcaaatttgatttttgaaacATCTTCTCTCTAGTGATTGTGGAAAAGTGACTAACCAAGAATCACCAGCTTATtttatatagtttttaaaatactaaaaataccACTTTTTTTTGTACTTTAATAGTTTTAAAATTACTCTTGATATCAAACATAATGattgaaaatcaattttaagaatttgttaccaaacataaatttgattgtttagaaatcattttttacaaaatcaactacacttacatttttttttttctaaaatcactACTCCAACTATCACTGCCAAACACACCCTAATAGTCTAAATGGTTCATAGTgtaaatagtcacttttacattataacacttttaattgattaaaattgactatttcgattattgatgacctaggtaactcgaacttaatctgGAGCTAACTATTAACTCATGATCACATTGGATTATTCTAAGATATGCATAGGTGAGAGCAAGCATCTTACCAGCGTTAGCTCAATAGACCTCCCATTTTCAAGGATAAGATTGGGtggatagttgggaacataggATGCAAGACAAATTTCACTCATACTCGTTTTTAGGGTTAATAGATATATTGTTAAGTGCTGAGTAAAGGTCTTGAACAAATGAACCCGCCCTCTCATCGGCCCGACAgagatttggtttataggttaaatcaattgttcattagaggatcaGTTTGAggcttaaggaacaagatgtaatctcgggggtaaaatgatAAATTAACCTAACCACGATTacaaacaacttgtgaaggGTCAACTTTACTAATTATAGTTATATCATGTGaatacaaatatatctataataaGGAGAGTACAACTACGAGCTACAGtggaaagtttcaattagttaacgaatattgattaatgtggttcaaaaagtttagccagttaattaCGAATTTTTGAAGCTCATGATCCTAAAGTCCATTAGGACTCTTTTCTAATTTGTTATGGATTTAAACTCAGAATAGAAAGATCTAAAAATAAGattatttgaatatcttgagaaAATGAATCATTAATAATGTTGAATATGGTTAACAATTACACAAATCGAGAAAGAAATGATTTTCCTACATTTCAAGTACAAATTCTACTGCTCGGACTGCTAGACTTACTGCTATCAAGGCAATTTGATTTAGTTGTTAGAAGAAGTTGTTAAATACTTATAATGAGTTATTCGGAAgaatttgtaaatattattttgcTTTCCATTGTAGATGTTTTCCGTAAAACTAATCATAGTtttgaaaatcatttttattaattgGGTTGCTTCTCAATTTTGTTTAATACTATTATAGGTTTTTGCTTGATAACTTTTTAACCTTTCAAGGTTAAGGGTCAGTTGGTGTCATTCTGAAGGCCGGAAGAGATATTAATTGACATCACATCATCTCTTGCATCCATAGTAGATTAGTGCTTGATGTTAATGAAAAATTGTTTAGAAAGTAgaaaatattgttttatttaaGATAGCATTCCACATTGTTAGCCTCTTTAAATACCCACACGTTCGATTGAGAGTTTAGGCCTCAAGGGACACCCATGTTTTGGACAGGGAAAGGAGACAGACAAAAGTTGCTTTGTAGATATCTCCACACGCACGCACCGCCGTCCATTCGTCCGATCAAGCAAGGCGAGGaataaaataatgtttttactaaaaaattattttgaaatcgGTTTTTTATCTTAATTAAGATTTTTCACTAATGTCCTAAGAGTTCATTTATTATCTTAATTAAGATTTTGTGTTTTTTAAGATCATTTAACCTCcaaatcaatattaaatatagttgattttcaaaaatatataataaatattacattaattatattatatcaaatttattctctattttataactttcataattattataataaataatccacaattatatttgtatttattattaggatattatttattgtagatttacTTTTAATATTGTATTAAGTTGAAGCTAATATggtaatattatatttaataatttcaaCAAATTCACTTTATTCAATTTCATCCTCAACTCAATATTAAATTTTCACAAACCTATTTTCTGAAATCGTCCAGCGTTACAATTTTCTTCGATCAGTTTTTCCATTGTTATTCTGATTTTGTTCTTCCCTTTTCCATCTCCTTCAAGTATTTTCGATGAGTATGAAATTTTTTTCATTCATATTTCTTTATCCTTcctatttatgtaaattttgttacatatattTCATGTTTAATTTTTCCCTGAAGTGTCTGTAAACTAAAAGTTCTCTAATATTCCtgtcatttttttcattttttttttggtttcttAAATGTTCCGTCAACAATATATACTATTATATACCACTATATAATCTAATTCTCTTCTTTGATATATTAGATATATACACCTGCATATTTCTAATAATACATAAGTTGTGACACATATATAGTGATACAGTATACAATATATAATGaacttattttttaagtttCTGGACTTTGGATCATTTATTCCTTTTTAGAATCCATGGTGCACCCTGCAAACGTACAACACATAAAATATCATATAGTTTACATTATATATCATATATCATTAAGCATTAAGCATTACACACATAAGATATAATTAAGCAACAAACATataatatttcatatatgttacagtatatatattaaatatcagTAAGCATTAAACATTAAGCATCACACACaaaatatatctttaagcgGCAGACACGTAgtatatacaatatatataaaatatcattAGCAATACTTTTTCCTAATTGTATTGATATAAATGTGTACTTTCACATATTGTAAAatttattacaaaattaaaataaaatgtaaaatacatacacatacattgttatataatatatgttaaaTATATAGGGGTATATAatgatttatttaaattaaaaaaagttttagTCACGGTAAGATTTTATAAATGAACTTCCATTATATGAAAATCAAtgcaaatttgatgaaatataataaatatatatcataaattattaaattaggtgaaatatatgaaaaacaatgaaaaacgaaagaattaatGGACGAAGAGAGAGATTAGAAAGCGAGAGAGATATGAAGAATTTTTGAACAAAATcacgaaaagaaaaaataattaaaggataattttgaatataatattATCATGATAGAATTAATCAGATATCATATCTATATAggatatttaataaatataaatctTAATCCtcgtacatttttttttatttcatttttctaatttttaatataatattaataacaaaGATGGGATGATCGTAAAATATGAGCCCGTATGGGACATTTATggaaattttgaaaagttttgGTTCTAGTAGTTAAAACCCCTGAACGCAATAACCAGAGAAATGTTATGAATTTGGAATCCAAAACTATAAAGCCCAACACGTAGTGACGCCAAAATTACCAAAATGCATGAGAGGGAGTCTTTGTGGGGGTGGTTGAATTGAGAGGAAAATTTGAGTAGAGGAAGGCTGTACCTTTTCTTATTTCTGCTGTGTGTGAATTTTTCTTGttaaaagaagatgaaaaactCAAGTTTTTCTTGGTGTTATTTCTATGTTTGTTTTTGACCATGGAACAACCATATATATCTAATATAGAAATAGAATCAAATACATGTATACATTATTTAAACACACAAAAATATAGTATAATTTAACATTTGTagtcttttctttaatttgattacaaATTACACAACCACTGCAgtctacaaaagaaaaagaaatgaaacaCATATACCTACTCCATGATCTTTAATTTGAAGTTGATGAATAATATTGGGAAAACCTGGTTGAGTTAACATTGAAGCTGTGGGGTTTGACCTTAGAGGTGAAAGAGTGGCATAAGGTCTTCACCATCCAAATAAGAATGCTAGTTATGAACCATAGGCAAACAAGTCCGACGATCCCGAACCAACATATAACAGTTAAAGAAAATACATCGGAATTACTAAAATCTTCCTTTTCCGGAAAAGTCAAAAGATTAACCATTTTAACTCCAAGCAAATACCCAATTGCTAAGGATACCACTGCTATGCACATGTCTAACGTCAAGAGCCAACTACAAATCCTGTTTTTTAGCGGAAATCGACTAACGATCATTAAAATCACGCTCATTGATGCCAAGAATGACACTGTATTAACCCATAAGTATAAAGAGCACAGTAGTGGTTGTTGAAATCGCATTACTCCAGTTCCAGCTGGAAATAATACACTTGTGTTGTTCCGGAGGTAAGAATACTCCTCATATAAGCCAAAATCCTTGTACCATTCGCTAAAGCCATTTTTTGTAGTATTGGTGATACTCGAATAAATGAATGGAGTGTCTTGTTGCCAAACGCCACCTGGAGGATTCACTCCCCCTTGGAAAGTCACGGTCGCGATCACGGTAGCCACAAGCATCATTGTGCCTTGCACTTCTTGAACCCAATCCCCTCTGTACTTTAGTTTCTTCCTCCATACCTTCCATCGTCCTATTGGTCGCTTTTTGGTGCTCAATGATACCGATTCTCGTCTTTGCGTTTTGCGGTTTCTCGTCTTTGTGATCTTTTGTGATTCgagtaatttttcttttatatcatTTGTTCTAGTTTTTGCTTCTGGAATCATGAGTAAATACCCTACCATCTacacaagaaaaataattatgtaGGATATCAATTCAATATCTCAAATTATTTTGACTCAAGAACAGAAAGAAAATTGTTCTTTCTTTTCAGCGATGTTTATATAATAAACAAGAGAGATGTATACACATACAATTCATGTATCTACAAATCTGAATTTATTTCTAATAGTTGGTTAAGATTGAATGGATTTAATTTCTAATTACCTCAATTCGTCTTAACATTAAAGACAAATCCAAAATAGTATTTCCTTCATCATCCATTGCGTTGAGAAAGTCCTTATCAAATAATAATGTTTGAGCAATTAGCAGCTTCATTCCCTCCAAATGGTTACCTTCTACACATAAATGTAAAACAGTTTTACCATTATTGTTGTTCAACTTCATCAAAACAGATTGTGGCCTTGCTTTTATCAACAATTCCATCATTTCAATATTCTCGCTAATCACTGCGTAGTGAAGAGGAATGAGGCCACTAAGATCTTGAACCAAGCAAGCACTTGTGTTCTTCTCCAACAAAGCTCTAATAATCTCCATATCCCCATTATTTGAACAAGCTATGTGAAGTGGAGTTCTTTGGAAGGCATCAACTTCAGCAGCAAGTTGAGGGTTGTGATCCAAAAGCAACTGAGTGAATTCAAGGTGGCCATGAAAAACTGAGACGTGCAATAATGGAGTCTCAATTGTAATGGAAGATGTATAAATCAAAGCCTTATGAATGAGATCTGGATTGTCTTGAATGAGAGTTTTCAAGGTTTGTACACATCCAATCTTTGATGCCTCATAAAGCTTTCTTATAATATCTTCTTCCATGGATGACATTTCTATTATAACTTGGCTGTTTTGTGCATCAGAAGAATTGAAAAGTGATGTAATTTCTTGATGGTTCTCCTCCATTCTGATCTCTGTATCTTCTTGATTAATCTCACTGATCTATATATGAAACGATCAGTAAATAGAATGGATGAATTGGGAAGTTATTCTTGTTATCTTTTTGTTGGGTGagcatatatataataattgaGGGATTCACTTCATCACAAGTCTATGTTTGACTCCtaaaattctttttattttaccTCGTGTTAACTGTTAGAAGCATTACGAAGAAACTTAGTCATCTCATAGGTGAACTTAGTCGTAAAGTTGATAATTAAGCTTGTCCTACAAGAAAAATTTAAAGTCTCAGCCTACCAGCTTTGACCATCGTCTACCATAATTAATGGCATTTCATATTATGTTTGCTTAACCTTAGTTTTATAGATTATTagtgtaacgatccaactctttatactaagttgaggtcgttactaaaaaacaataacaagatacactttcttgaaaagagaaatactaaatttccattaaaaacataatactGAAACACTAATACATATACgcagaagcaaaactgagtccacATATGGCATATTACGAATTCtttcgctcgccagctttcctctacatTTACCTTTGCACATAGAAAGAGTGATTATATacatatactcaataagggacccactactagtcccacttggtgtctgttaacttcccattagagtcctgtaaagaagtacccctaaactggcacgttttTGAACACATGCAATCtaatgatcccgtaggaacacatctggtcttcagtgaacccaaaggaacacttaggaaaaaactagtcttcggtgaactcaaagaaacacctaggacaaactagtTTTCGGTAAATCCGAATGAACAtttaagacaatcgggttgtaAATGATCCCATTGAACCACTCATAAACATATCATAATAGATTGGtggtcccgtcgaaccacacaatcataaaaaagtggtgatcccgagggacacccatatggatacgatcctaatagacaaagttaaaaAAACACTTCTCaatagcatgtagcacatcataaacatttaataaatattaatcataacgttcttaatcgtgtgattaatatatcatgtgtcatcatcaatgtaaatcagtcatcatcatccacataatatcagtcattaTTAATAACATCgcgttatgcattttagctaccattaATGCATAACCATAAATACATGTCACTACAAAAAATTGTGCTTTTAGTGGCGCACCAAAAACATCACTAAAACTCAAAAACACGTCACTAAAAGTATTAGCGACGCAAAATCGTTCGTCGCTAGGACTGTCGCTGATTCCGCGTCGTTAAAAGTTTTAGCGACGAAACAATTATGCGCCGCAAATGATATACTTTTAGTGATGTTTCCGCGTTAATAAAAGTAGGCGTTACTAAAAGCCTACTTTAGTAACATATATTAtgtcactatttattttttatagtgACGTTTTACACTCGCCACTAAAGGTGAAGTTTTCGTGACAAATAATGTTGTTGGTAAAGGTTAATTTGGGACCATTACAAA encodes:
- the LOC103490026 gene encoding uncharacterized protein LOC103490026; protein product: MEENHQEITSLFNSSDAQNSQVIIEMSSMEEDIIRKLYEASKIGCVQTLKTLIQDNPDLIHKALIYTSSITIETPLLHVSVFHGHLEFTQLLLDHNPQLAAEVDAFQRTPLHIACSNNGDMEIIRALLEKNTSACLVQDLSGLIPLHYAVISENIEMMELLIKARPQSVLMKLNNNNGKTVLHLCVEGNHLEGMKLLIAQTLLFDKDFLNAMDDEGNTILDLSLMLRRIEMVGYLLMIPEAKTRTNDIKEKLLESQKITKTRNRKTQRRESVSLSTKKRPIGRWKVWRKKLKYRGDWVQEVQGTMMLVATVIATVTFQGGVNPPGGVWQQDTPFIYSSITNTTKNGFSEWYKDFGLYEEYSYLRNNTSVLFPAGTGVMRFQQPLLCSLYLWVNTVSFLASMSVILMIVSRFPLKNRICSWLLTLDMCIAVVSLAIGYLLGVKMVNLLTFPEKEDFSNSDVFSLTVICWFGIVGLVCLWFITSILIWMVKTLCHSFTSKVKPHSFNVNSTRFSQYYSSTSN